ttttactaaCATTTGCGATTCTTATGCCATCAATTAtgatttgttattatttaaacaatcaGCAAAGTCAACCATTCGATCAGCGTTTATtgccaattttgaattttctcACTCGCAGAAATCATAACAACTGTTAAAACAAGTTATATTTCCGGTGAGCGGAAGAATTCGTATAAATAAGGCACCTAATGGATGGGGGACACATATTGTAAATTGGCAACTAAGAGTTTATCATGCTGGCATCCAAGTATCTGATCCTGATCGCGGCCCTTTCCTGCTGCCTGAGTAGAGTCCTTGCCGTGACCTGCGAAGACGACCCCACGGACGACAATTGCATTGACTGCTCCACTGACACCACCGATTCTGAAGAGTGCACCACCACGACCACAACGACCACTACGACAGTGGCTCCTACCAGCACCTCCACCACAGtggcacctgctgctgctgcgggcaACCAGAAGATAGTTAAGCTTATGAACTTGAAGTACAATATTGTACGGATGCTTAAAGCCAAATTATTAGGCTAACACAAAATCAGAAACCGaacaagaaaaattataaatatagttttaaatcCAAATTTTAAGCATTCCTTGAACCTTTTTATTGTCATGACTTTTGCACTACGCAACTAGCCATCGCTTGGTCATGATATAGGAGTAAATTCTAGCCCTCACCCTGTTCGATGTCTTTCAAGTTTACGGaattgctaaaaaaaatcatctGAACAACGTTAAGGAGGCTTTTTGGGGCTCCGTGGTGCATCAGCGACCAAAGACAGTTGCCAAAACTCGGGATAAAGTTCAGACTATTACTATAAAGTACATGGAACAAGACTTAAGGACCACTTATACAGCCTGGCAAGGAATTTGGCCAACACTAAAGTTTCAAAAGTCAATAAATACTTCTAGAGTCTAGACTTATTTTAATGGTCACAATACAGCAGGCTTAGCGATAATTTATATAATGGACCAACATCATAATCTTCAAAACATCTAAACGGTTTACAGTACGAAAAAACCGATTTGAATCTAAGATTCATTTtacgttttgttttgttaaacCATAGTAAAAAAtgataagatttatatatttattattgttaaaaaatattaaaactacGCTTAATCTCTGAGTGACTAAGCAACGTTTATTTATTCAACGCTTTTGTGtctttataaacaaataagtCAAGCTTGacgaattaaaaattaaatatgagcGTAAAAATCACCAAAGTGCtgcttattttctttttatttgacTTAGTATTTCGTTtgtatttcattattatttttttgcgaACATCTGCGAGTGTTTTGCCAACAATTGTGATTcgttattaattaaacaagCAGCAAAGTTTGTCAACAATTTGATCAGCGTATATTGCCAATTTTCGCACTCGCAGAAATCGTAACAACTGATAAAACAAGTTAAATTTCTTTTGGGCCTAAGAACTGGTATAAATAAGGCACGCAATGGAAGGGGAAgtcatattgtaaatttgaaacgAAGAGATAATAATGCTGGCATCCAAGTATCTGATCCTGATCGCGGCCCTTTCCTGCTGCCTGAGTGGCGTCCTTGCTGTGACCTGCGAAGCCGACCCCACGGCCGCCGATTGCATCGACTGCTCCACTGACACCACCGATTCTGTAGAATGCACCACCACGACCACAACGACGACTACGACAGTGGCTCCTACCAGTACCTCCACCACAGTGgcacctgttgctgctgccaccaCAAAGAAAGGCAATCAGAAGATAGTTCGGGTTAAGAACATGAACTTCAAGGTTACGCGGAAGATTAAGGTCAACAGATCGGgctaaaataaaatcagaaACCGAACAGGAAGaataatgaatacaaatttagATCCAAACTATATGTATTTCAACTTTGTTATCATAAATGATTAAGGGGGATATTTGGAGTTTTCAAAATTTACTGCATACTTCTAGGCTTATTTTTTATGGGCGCAATATAGCAGGCTTAACTATAGATCATtctcaaaattataaaacatcTTAACTGTTTTGggtacaaaacaaaaaaactgaTTTCAATCGGGAAATCATTTTCcgttttataaaacaaatatttttatacatttgttaAACCCCATTCCCATAGTAAAAATTCTATTATTCATATATTTCATTctgaaatttgatttatttgtctTCTTTTTTAAAACCAACTTTTATTCCTCATTCGCGTAATGAAGTTGCCGAAAAAGCCGCGAATGCGGCCAATGCGTGATCGTGATCTCTTGGTTGTAGCCACAGTCAGAGGAGCAGCAGTTGTTACTGGGGCGAAAAGCTTGGACAAACACTCAATATGCGTAGGATATATTCGGCAATCGATGCAGGAGGTATTTGCGGGTTCCACATCGCAGGTAACCGCTGAAACGCCATCCAGGAAGTAATATAAGGCCAGGAATAGAAGAATACATTTCGGAGACACCATTGTGGATATTCGCTCCTCAGAAGACTGAGCAAATGTGTCTAAATCATAAACTTATAAGTTCACATGAAAAGGTAAGAAGAAGCCAATCTTAAGATCAAAGTTTGCTCAGGTGTTTTTTGGGGGAGCGTGTtggcttttaaaatattaggaACTTGGGAGCATGAAAAGAATACAGTGGAAACTAggtacaaatttacaatattcATTGTTTAAATCCTATTTTTTagttattctttaaaatattcaaattttagaAGATCTCAGATTAAATATCGTAATTAATAGGAGCAACGTAAATCGTTAACGTATACTTAATACGGCTAgaaatattaagtatacgttTACGATTTACGGTTTTCCTATCCTTTACGGTATTTAAACTCTAATCTGCTTCGCCTCAAGAGAAAGTTAGCCTGCCCCTTCCCTCTTCCCACATGCTTTCACGCACGCACACTctcttttatttgattatttctcTTTCgccatttgttgttgttttggctgCGGCGTGctctgcttttatttttattgctctGTGTGCTTTGGCTTTGGATCCGATCCTCCTCTCTTTGCTCAGCCGTTCGGTGTTCGCTGGGCAGCGCGCAGCGAAGCAGCAAACGAGCAACGAACGGCAACGGCGGCTATTTAATTTTCGTTTTGGCGTGGATCGGATTCGGATCGTGGCACGGATCGGTTGGCTATAGCCTGCCGGAAAATACGCCGGAAAAATCGGAAAACTTAGCCCCGGACTTCTGGAATTCTGTATTTGTTTACTGTTGCGTTTCTATGCCTGCGcgtgtttttgtgtttgtgtgcgtgtgttttgGTGCTCTGGACAAAAGGAAAGCAATCAACACAAACAGTGCGCCATCTAGCGGTCACAGTGGGTGAGTTTTggatgcaaaaaaaaaaaaaatagggggGAAAACTGTGCAAAAAAtgcaggcaaaaaaaaaatccaaaaagcaaggaaaacaaaaaagtaaccGCCGTTCTTTTGACAGGCGGCGACGACATAAAATGTCAAACTGTCGATCAACATCAAGGCGAAATATTCAAGATGCGTGTCTTAAATGCAAAAGAGGGCTCCTCACACCAAGCTCTCCAACTCACACACTTGCGCAGTGCTAAATGCTGTTGCAAATGGTTGCCATTTATGCAATCTTCCAGTCCCCCTCCTCCACATTGCCCACTTCCAGCGCCCATGTTAATCTCGCTGCTGATCTCTTTGCATTCCCGCTCTTCCCTGGAATGGAATGCGTTTAATTCGAATTTGAATTTCTGTTTTCATCACTTATGTTTcatgcacagagagaaaaaattattgttttatttggaaattccaaataataaaattaatttcgttAATCAACTTTAGCTAGTTAATTTGATTATTTGAAGACAAATAAAACCATTGTTTCTTTTagtataatttttgatttagtCGCTTATATGTTTATCTGCACAGTGAAAAAagtctatatattttagaatattaagaaaaatgtatttaagtCGAATGAACATAAATAGGTATTactacatatttatatttggatGGAGTTACATGTTATTTTtctcaaataataattttattttgcaaGTTATctcttattaaaatttttactacagtaatttttttcttcagtgtatGGATTATTCTTCTCGTCGAGGGTCTGGTGTTTTGCTTTCGCTTGTTTTTACAACGCAAAACACTTGTCCGCCTGCCTCCCAGTCGTTTTGAAGAAATCAAAGCTCgaaactttaattaatattccGCACACACTCCCCCCCACAGatactcgcacacacacacacactggacATACTTACCTCGCTCAGTGTTTTGTTGCatagatttaattttattgcatttcaCTGCTTTTATTTCATAGCTCACTTTGTGTTTCGGTTTCGATCGCATAAGTTATTGGATCGGGTTATTGTATCTGCTTGGCACACGACTCGCTGGGATATATAAAGTGGCTGTTTTATTGGTCGAGCTATCCGTGAGATAATCCGTCATCTCGGTGTGAACCCTGTACGTGCATAAATTTTAAGCTATTTTTGGAAGGAATTTATGCAAAATCAATTTGAGTTTCTTACGATTTTATGTGACAggaaagttaatttttttaaaatgctgaaaaactTAACTAAAAtcttaaagaaataatttaagatacttttttgtttaatatttacacATATTAGAATTACAGAAAACTAAATCTACACATTCTGGTTTATTTCCCGTCCGGGTTCTGAGCTTAAAAATGTGTTGACTAgccttgttttatttacttaatccCTATAACTTATTtagaaagaaatataattgaaataaCTAGGTGAAACTTCGGCACCTGACTTTCTTTGTGCCAAATTCTCACCCTGCTTACGCTTATCATTGGCCCATTGGCTCATTTGCATTGCCCATTTGTGCCATCTGTTTGCATTCCTCCCAGGCAAATGCCATTAATTTGACTATTCGCCAGCACCTGAGCAGCAGAACAGCACACATGCCAAAGCCACAAACCAGGCCCAGATGTTTCGATTGAGCGAAGGCTAACAAATTCGGTCGAGGGGAAAATATGTGGGGGAAAATAGTTTCAGAGCTTGCACTATCCGAATGCAAATGAAACAACAACAGGTTGCGAGTGATGTGCCGACGACAGACCACTGACAAATGAAAAGCAATTgaactaaattttaattgttggCCATATTCATTGTCATAAAAACTAATCAATTTAACGATCTCAACTCGACaactttgtatttaattttattttattcatgtAAGTGGCCAAAAAGGCGAAGCTCGTAAAACGTGCGTGCCAGCGCCATCGAGTCGCATTTCGCTGGTGGTTTCGGTAGTGGCATTGGTGGCTCCTGGCGGCTTCTGTTTGGCCCTGTGGTGCACCCACATATCgcaaacaatttttttggCACAAATTCGCTCGCTTGGCTGATCGCGATAAGCGGAAAACCGCATAAAATAAAAGACCCGTCGCGAAATGTTAAAAATGAAGAGGAGGGCCGCAACAGAAAAAAGCGCATCGAACATTGCGAGCACGAGAAATGTCAGAGTGAAATCCATCAAAATGGCAGACAGCACACAAGATTCTTGGGAATTTTGTGAAAATATACAGCACGTTTCAGAATTTTAAGACAGGGAAAGCTTATATGTTCGTAGGTTTTTAGGAGGTTTTTGTGGATCACAGGATAAAATTAATAtcgtattattttaatttctttgtatCGTAAAGTATCGTTTTTTAGGAATATAATTGAAATCttaagaattttagtttttaaaatgtataatataaagcatttaatttatttttaaatcaataaaatttttaaacatacataatttcattacatttaaaataaacaaatcaaatttaaaattccccTGAAAATCACAACACATAAGACAAGTCTTTTACCACAGCAAAcatgattaatattaattttagcgAAAATGAGTTGTTCcaataatataacaaaacaaaaacaagcccATTTTCCTGTTAAAAATGCAATGGATGTGTGGGTAGAAAATGGAAATGTTTTTGCTGTACAACATTGCGTATGCGTGTTTTGGTCTTTCTTCTCTCTCCACCACATCCCTCTATCTCCCGCTCTATCTCCCATTTTCGCATCAGCTGTTTGCTGTGCTACATTTTCCCCAGCTGCGCTCTCCTTGTCTTGAAATTTGCTCTAGTTTTTAgtaagtatatgtatatatatctatttaaaCTCAGGCGATGCGAAGAATTCACTTGAAGAATTTGctctttttataaataaattaaatagaattgAGTGAACTTTTTCCGCCTCTCTTTGCCAGctctttgaatatttattgcCGCTCTTTTGCAGcgttctctctctttttttttctaattgaaATTGTCTGTTGTTGGTTTCGGTCGTCcagcaaattattttaattgtttacaaACGAtctcgttgttgtttttgttgttgcacaAATAAATTGCCTTCTCTCTTTGCCTCGCTGACGTAGGGggcatatttattataaattttattggcATCGCTCGGAGGCGACGCTGCGGCCAGCGGCGATTTCAATTT
Above is a genomic segment from Drosophila kikkawai strain 14028-0561.14 chromosome 3R, DkikHiC1v2, whole genome shotgun sequence containing:
- the LOC108077684 gene encoding uncharacterized protein isoform X2 — encoded protein: MQQNTERDTFAQSSEERISTMVSPKCILLFLALYYFLDGVSAVTCDVEPANTSCIDCRIYPTHIECLSKLFAPVTTAAPLTVATTKRSRSRIGRIRGFFGNFITRMRNKSWF
- the LOC108077590 gene encoding von Willebrand factor A domain-containing protein DDB_G0285975-like, producing the protein MLASKYLILIAALSCCLSGVLAVTCEADPTAADCIDCSTDTTDSVECTTTTTTTTTTVAPTSTSTTVAPVAAATTKKGNQKIVRVKNMNFKVTRKIKVNRSG
- the LOC108077684 gene encoding uncharacterized protein isoform X1; this encodes MQQNTERVYDLDTFAQSSEERISTMVSPKCILLFLALYYFLDGVSAVTCDVEPANTSCIDCRIYPTHIECLSKLFAPVTTAAPLTVATTKRSRSRIGRIRGFFGNFITRMRNKSWF